A single genomic interval of Bos indicus isolate NIAB-ARS_2022 breed Sahiwal x Tharparkar chromosome 5, NIAB-ARS_B.indTharparkar_mat_pri_1.0, whole genome shotgun sequence harbors:
- the GPR19 gene encoding probable G-protein coupled receptor 19 has protein sequence MNMVFAHRMDNSKPPLVVPTLLVPLHNHSCAETTTPLPSRDLTELSPEHSWRSNRTDPQYGPNPGEVATASIFFGALWLFSIFGNSLVCLVIHRSRRTQSTTNYFVVSLACADLLVSVASTPFVLLQFSTGRWTLGSAMCRAVRYFQYLTPGVQIYVLLSICIDRFYTIVYPLSFKVSREKAKKMIAASWIFEATFVTPVLFFYGSSWDSHCNYFLPSSWEGTAYTVIHFLVSFVIPCILIILFYQKVIKYIWRIGTDGRTVRRTMNIVPRTKVKTIKMFLILNLLFLLSWLPFHVAQLWHPHERDYKKSSLVFTAITWISFSSSASKPTLYSIYNANFRRGMKETFCMSSMKCYRSNAYTITTSSRMAKKNYVGISEIPPSARTITKDSIYDSFDREAKGKKLAWPINSNPPNTFV, from the coding sequence ATGAATATGGTTTTTGCTCACAGAATGGATAACAGCAAGCCACCTTTGGTTGTTCCTACACTGCTGGTGCCTCTTCACAACCACAGCTGCGCAGAGACGACCACCCCTCTGCCGAGCCGAGACCTGACGGAGCTCTCCCCAGAGCACAGCTGGAGGAGCAACAGAACAGATCCACAGTACGGACCGAACCCTGGGGAAGTGGCCACAGCCAGCATTTTCTTTGGGGCCCTGTGGTTGTTTTCTATCTTTGGCAATTCCCTGGTGTGTCTGGTCATCCACCGCAGCAGGAGGACTCAGTCCACCACCAATTACTTTGTGGTGTCCCTGGCATGCGCTGACCTTCTGGTCAGCGTGGCCAGCACGCCTTTTGTCCTGCTGCAGTTCTCCACCGGCCGCTGGACCCTGGGCAGCGCCATGTGCAGGGCGGTGCGTTACTTTCAGTATCTCACCCCAGGTGTCCAGATCTACGTGCTCCTGTCCATCTGCATAGACCGGTTCTACACCATCGTCTACCCACTGAGCTTCAAGGTGTCCAGAGAGAAAGCCAAGAAGATGATCGCCGCATCCTGGATCTTCGAGGCGACCTTTGTGACCCCTGTGTTGTTCTTCTACGGCTCCAGCTGGGACAGCCACTGCAActatttccttccctcctcctgggaAGGAACCGCCTACACTGTCATCCATTTCTTGGTGAGCTTTGTGATCCCGTGCATCCTCATAATCTTATTTTACCAGAAGGTCATAAAATACATTTGGAGAATCGGCACTGATGGCCGGACAGTGAGGCGGACCATGAACATTGTCCCAAggacaaaagtgaaaacaatcaAGATGTTCCTTATTTTAAATCTGCTCTTTTTGCTCTCCTGGCTGCCTTTTCATGTCGCTCAGCTGTGGCACCCCCATGAACGAGACTATAAGAAAAGTTCCCTTGTGTTCACTGCTATCACGTGGATATCCTTTAGTTCCTCAGCCTCTAAACCTACTCTGTATTCCATTTATAATGCCAATTTTAGGAGAGGCATGAAAGAGACTTTCTGCATGTCCTCGATGAAGTGTTACCGAAGCAATGCCTATACTATCACAACCAGTTCAAGGATGGCCAAAAAAAACTATGTCGGCATCTCAGAAATCCCTCCATCGGCCAGAACTATAACCAAAGACTCGATCTATGATTCGTTTGACAGGGAAGCCAAGGGAAAAAAGCTTGCTTGGCCCATTAATTCAAATCCGCCAAATACTTTTGTCTGA